One window of the Candidatus Methylomirabilis lanthanidiphila genome contains the following:
- a CDS encoding TolQ protein: protein MSVVSLVVQAGLVAKAVLLILLGFSLMSWTLIFMKFGVFRRGQRESAQFLHVFRSAKNLTTVFDESKRFTKSPIVSLFQDGYRDLSQLVKGSQGPAAQWPTANEPRAAAVDMPLYKEPVDLISRTLRHASMREVAQQERHLIFLATTGNVTPFVGLFGTVWGIMDAFASIGQAGSANLGAVAPGVAEALITTAAGLWAAIPAVIAYNYFVNRVRRLATEMELFSLEFLALAERILARSR, encoded by the coding sequence ATGAGCGTTGTCAGCCTCGTTGTGCAAGCAGGACTCGTTGCGAAGGCGGTACTGCTCATTTTACTGGGTTTTTCCTTGATGAGCTGGACACTGATCTTCATGAAGTTCGGGGTGTTCCGGCGCGGTCAACGAGAATCGGCGCAGTTTCTCCACGTCTTTCGATCGGCGAAGAACCTGACAACGGTATTTGACGAATCCAAGCGATTTACAAAAAGTCCCATTGTCAGCCTGTTTCAGGATGGGTATCGGGATCTGAGCCAGTTGGTGAAAGGCAGTCAGGGTCCGGCTGCTCAGTGGCCGACCGCCAACGAGCCCAGGGCAGCAGCAGTCGACATGCCTCTATATAAGGAGCCGGTCGATCTCATCAGCCGGACCCTCCGCCATGCGAGTATGAGGGAGGTTGCGCAGCAGGAACGCCATCTGATCTTTTTGGCGACGACGGGCAACGTCACACCCTTTGTTGGTCTCTTCGGAACGGTATGGGGGATCATGGATGCCTTCGCGAGCATCGGCCAGGCAGGCTCCGCGAATCTGGGCGCCGTCGCGCCTGGGGTCGCAGAGGCCCTGATCACCACGGCGGCCGGACTGTGGGCGGCTATCCCGGCGGTCATCGCCTATAACTACTTCGTGAATCGAGTCAGAAGGCTGGCAACGGAGATGGAACTGTTCAGCCTGGAGTTTCTCGCCTTAGCCGAACGGATTCTGGCCAGGAGCCGCTGA
- the bamD gene encoding Outer membrane protein assembly factor BamD, producing the protein MRAYSLMAAALAIGLLTAGCEGDLPLQMLQRDVDSMRGELTTVARTGEGTRQSIEDRLRKLEDRLDKSNRVKAALEDRLGKLESDLKSQSAKVVQERQAFLQSQAALTVKLDELTTSARLAQGQTEGIGHGITEANRRVDEFGRRLDQMGQRLNGSDKQAVQATAAAQAATAASQQTAQQVTAALQQMAQQTNAAIEQVNATAQLALAEARKTGKERPMTGPAGSSRAAPRPLSPVAASITAPTIVPPAQAVPAPVQEAAPPSPAPPVPAAKPAVRMESAGELYRNALNDYAKGEYDLAISGFQNHIEMHPTSSLTPNARYWLGESYYGQKNYDQAIKEFALLIKQHPDNPKVASAMLKQGLAYFELGDKSKARTALDNLVKQFPKSQEARRAKERLSRVK; encoded by the coding sequence ATGAGAGCGTATTCCCTGATGGCGGCTGCTCTGGCCATTGGTCTGTTGACGGCCGGGTGCGAGGGGGATCTGCCGCTGCAAATGCTTCAACGGGACGTGGACTCCATGCGGGGTGAGCTGACTACCGTTGCCAGGACAGGTGAGGGGACGCGACAGTCCATAGAGGACCGCCTGCGAAAGCTCGAGGACCGCCTGGACAAGAGTAATCGTGTCAAGGCTGCCCTGGAAGACAGGCTGGGGAAGTTGGAGTCGGATCTCAAGAGCCAATCGGCAAAGGTCGTTCAGGAACGACAGGCGTTCCTTCAGTCTCAGGCGGCGCTCACCGTGAAACTGGACGAATTGACAACCAGCGCACGCTTGGCGCAGGGACAGACTGAAGGGATCGGCCATGGCATCACGGAGGCGAACAGGCGAGTTGACGAGTTCGGGCGTCGCCTCGATCAGATGGGGCAACGACTGAACGGGTCCGACAAGCAGGCTGTCCAGGCGACCGCCGCGGCGCAAGCGGCGACGGCCGCGTCTCAGCAGACCGCACAGCAGGTGACGGCGGCGCTCCAGCAGATGGCCCAGCAGACCAACGCGGCGATTGAGCAGGTCAACGCCACCGCGCAACTCGCCTTAGCCGAAGCCAGGAAAACGGGGAAGGAGAGGCCGATGACTGGTCCTGCCGGTTCCTCTCGCGCTGCGCCTCGGCCGCTGTCCCCTGTCGCGGCCTCGATTACGGCGCCCACCATCGTTCCGCCTGCGCAAGCCGTACCGGCTCCGGTCCAGGAGGCAGCGCCCCCGTCGCCTGCACCCCCGGTCCCGGCTGCGAAGCCGGCGGTCAGGATGGAGAGCGCGGGCGAGCTGTACAGGAATGCCCTGAATGATTATGCAAAGGGCGAGTATGACCTGGCGATCAGCGGCTTCCAAAATCATATTGAGATGCACCCCACCTCCAGCCTTACGCCGAATGCCAGATACTGGCTCGGCGAGTCGTATTACGGTCAGAAGAACTATGACCAGGCGATTAAGGAGTTTGCGCTGCTCATCAAGCAGCACCCGGATAATCCAAAGGTCGCGAGCGCCATGCTGAAGCAGGGGCTTGCCTACTTCGAACTGGGTGACAAGTCTAAGGCGCGGACGGCGCTCGACAACCTGGTGAAGCAATTCCCGAAGTCGCAGGAGGCGAGGCGGGCGAAGGAGCGGCTGAGCCGGGTCAAGTGA
- a CDS encoding biopolymer transporter TolR, with amino-acid sequence MAMMSPGTGSSERPGGSALSEINITPFVDVVLVLLVIFLITAPMMLRGIDVKVPKTEAKNVGPEERLMLTVTKEKAIYLDNQPITLGRLEGVLVGLRQRNAKAAVFLRADEGVAYGVVVKVMDAVKKAGIERLGMVTEPIPPPTRGQ; translated from the coding sequence ATGGCGATGATGTCACCGGGCACAGGTTCGAGCGAGCGGCCGGGAGGTAGTGCGCTTTCCGAGATTAACATCACGCCGTTTGTCGATGTCGTCTTGGTTCTTCTTGTCATCTTCCTCATTACGGCGCCGATGATGCTCAGGGGGATCGATGTCAAGGTGCCCAAGACCGAGGCCAAGAATGTCGGACCCGAGGAGCGGCTGATGCTGACGGTCACGAAGGAGAAGGCTATCTACCTGGATAATCAGCCTATCACCCTTGGCAGATTGGAGGGAGTCCTTGTCGGGCTTCGACAGCGCAACGCGAAGGCCGCGGTATTCCTTCGGGCGGATGAAGGAGTGGCCTATGGCGTTGTCGTCAAGGTGATGGACGCAGTGAAGAAGGCGGGCATTGAACGGTTGGGGATGGTGACCGAACCGATTCCTCCCCCGACGAGGGGGCAGTAG
- a CDS encoding OmpA/MotB domain protein produces the protein MRWTGRIGIGSTVTLTLTALLLTGCPKRPEVVETVPRPGAPQGMAGESAPPTTPRVAASEEKSPTEVAVQAPDTKPTETGAAPEARIAEAEVRQDGAVGAQVSELKDVYFDFDQSGIREDARKLLNENAEWFRKNPSAKVTIEGHADERGSSEYNLALGERRARSTRDYLVAAGVAANRISTISFGKERPFVLGHDESAWRWNRRSHFVSSVK, from the coding sequence ATGAGATGGACAGGGCGAATAGGGATCGGTTCCACTGTAACATTGACGCTGACGGCGTTGTTGCTGACCGGGTGTCCGAAGCGGCCGGAGGTTGTCGAGACGGTTCCAAGGCCCGGTGCGCCACAAGGTATGGCCGGCGAGTCGGCGCCTCCGACAACGCCACGGGTTGCCGCCTCCGAAGAGAAGTCGCCCACTGAGGTCGCGGTCCAGGCACCGGACACGAAGCCGACCGAGACCGGTGCGGCCCCTGAGGCCAGGATCGCTGAGGCGGAGGTCAGACAGGACGGTGCTGTAGGGGCTCAGGTCTCGGAGCTGAAGGACGTCTACTTCGATTTTGATCAGTCCGGCATTCGAGAGGATGCCAGAAAGCTTCTGAATGAGAATGCCGAATGGTTCAGGAAAAATCCATCGGCCAAGGTGACCATCGAAGGCCACGCTGACGAGCGCGGCTCCAGCGAGTATAACCTTGCGCTGGGCGAGCGGCGCGCCAGGTCAACACGTGACTACCTCGTGGCTGCCGGAGTGGCGGCGAATCGGATCAGCACCATCAGTTTTGGGAAGGAGCGCCCCTTTGTGCTCGGGCACGATGAGTCTGCCTGGAGGTGGAACCGGCGGTCGCATTTTGTCTCCAGCGTAAAATAA
- a CDS encoding membrane protein: MLKVHGVGAVSKPTASKDGALRTIIALKALGGVLFLLIGLGVLTLVNHDIADLAEDVADSLGVDPENLYLLQFLEWLIGISSKQIIAIGFVTLLYSALLLTMAWGLHVGRVWADWLTIGATGLFIPVELYEVVWSIRPTYSIALAINIFIVWYLIRRRIRSSSL; the protein is encoded by the coding sequence ATGCTGAAGGTCCACGGTGTTGGAGCCGTATCGAAGCCGACGGCGTCCAAGGATGGCGCCTTACGAACCATCATTGCGCTTAAGGCCCTTGGCGGGGTACTGTTCCTGCTGATCGGCCTTGGCGTTCTTACCCTGGTCAACCACGACATCGCCGATCTGGCGGAGGACGTTGCTGATTCGCTTGGCGTCGACCCGGAGAACCTTTATCTGCTGCAGTTTCTCGAGTGGCTCATCGGGATCTCTTCAAAGCAGATTATCGCAATAGGATTTGTGACCCTTCTGTATTCGGCCCTGCTGCTGACGATGGCGTGGGGACTTCACGTGGGACGGGTCTGGGCCGACTGGCTGACGATCGGCGCGACAGGGCTCTTTATCCCCGTTGAGCTCTACGAAGTGGTCTGGTCGATCCGCCCGACCTACTCGATTGCGCTCGCCATCAACATCTTTATCGTGTGGTATCTGATCCGCCGCCGTATCCGATCGTCATCGCTTTGA
- a CDS encoding Gram-negative bacterial tonB protein — protein MAVGAAGLRLPVSAVSSSCGLSLLLHGLLVAGIVYGPQWLHGKPFTVPLNYEVTLISPKETVNAQKSEASLTAGRRSAAPIAKAPSPPRDVLTLPSSQRSGIRNDELALPSRRRASERQPGAPAAMPQAPPRIVAPLVSSMPSVSQPVITAPGADLTQAGGGQGFSATAETGVTVGNTDPALAYYFVLIQDKITSNWTPPKMSPGTTASVSVSLKILRSGQVRGLTVGSPSGDRLLDDSAVRAVSLSSPLPPLPPLYKAETLSLDLRFTFVGEKS, from the coding sequence GTGGCGGTAGGAGCGGCCGGCCTGCGCCTTCCTGTGTCGGCAGTGTCGTCCTCGTGCGGTCTCTCATTGTTACTGCACGGACTGCTGGTGGCTGGGATTGTGTACGGCCCACAGTGGCTTCATGGCAAACCGTTCACGGTGCCGCTCAACTACGAAGTCACGCTTATCTCTCCAAAGGAGACCGTCAACGCGCAGAAGTCGGAGGCTTCGCTCACAGCGGGACGGAGGTCCGCGGCCCCGATAGCGAAGGCCCCCTCACCGCCGCGGGATGTGCTCACGCTCCCATCGTCCCAGAGGTCCGGTATACGGAACGACGAGTTGGCCCTGCCGAGCAGGCGCCGAGCCTCCGAGCGGCAGCCTGGCGCGCCGGCCGCCATGCCCCAGGCTCCCCCAAGGATTGTTGCCCCCCTGGTGTCCTCTATGCCGTCTGTGTCGCAGCCTGTGATCACGGCGCCGGGCGCGGATCTTACGCAAGCGGGAGGAGGTCAAGGCTTCAGCGCAACCGCGGAAACCGGGGTGACGGTGGGCAATACCGACCCGGCGTTGGCCTATTACTTCGTGCTGATACAGGATAAAATCACTAGCAACTGGACGCCGCCAAAGATGAGTCCCGGCACGACGGCCAGCGTGAGTGTGTCCCTGAAGATCCTGCGTTCCGGACAGGTGCGCGGACTGACGGTCGGGTCGCCGTCTGGAGACCGTCTGCTTGACGATTCCGCCGTTCGGGCCGTCAGCCTCTCGAGCCCGCTGCCGCCGCTCCCTCCACTCTACAAGGCCGAGACGCTCTCTCTCGACTTGCGCTTCACATTTGTCGGGGAAAAGAGCTGA
- a CDS encoding WD40 domain protein beta Propeller, whose product MRLVRSIRHRRQCGVRCVFGFFLVTMLLLPVVLSAEEKYTVDIVRKEAQKITIAVAGFPPLKVGSKGEDFGAQAGAILTDDLKSTGIFDVIDPSFLPVEAAKVELGQEKGILPALNSLKVQALVVGRLSSRGGELVVEGQLFEVTKGEMLSGKRYAGDLRTLRTMVHRLADEIVFRLTGEKGIASSRIAYVASVNGAKEIYVMDYDAYNPLLITGNHSINLSPRWSPDGKKIAYTSYRDRNPDLFVIDLETGRRQKISSSPGLNVAPAWSPDGKWLVFSMSRGTGTNLFLIRPDGTGLRQLTQGPHIDISPSFAPNGRQIVFSSDRGGTPQIYLMDIEGTNIRRLTFGVGDYSVSPRWSPRGDKIAFVGRTHGSFDIFLLSPDGTGLVQLTANSRNNEEPSWSADGRHVLFTSTRNGSRHLYMMRADGSNQRQLTKDGAENYLADWSP is encoded by the coding sequence ATGCGATTGGTCCGATCGATCCGTCATAGGCGCCAGTGCGGCGTGCGCTGTGTCTTCGGTTTCTTCCTCGTGACGATGCTTCTGCTGCCGGTTGTCCTCTCCGCTGAGGAGAAATACACTGTCGATATTGTTCGAAAAGAAGCGCAGAAGATTACGATTGCGGTCGCAGGGTTCCCGCCGCTGAAGGTCGGCTCCAAGGGCGAAGACTTCGGCGCGCAAGCGGGCGCCATCTTGACCGATGATCTGAAGAGCACCGGGATCTTCGATGTCATCGATCCGTCATTTCTTCCGGTTGAGGCTGCCAAGGTCGAATTAGGGCAGGAGAAGGGGATACTGCCGGCGCTGAACTCATTGAAGGTCCAGGCCTTGGTGGTGGGAAGGCTCTCATCCCGGGGCGGCGAGCTTGTGGTGGAGGGCCAGCTCTTTGAGGTCACAAAGGGTGAGATGCTGTCCGGGAAGCGTTATGCCGGAGATTTGCGGACCTTGCGGACGATGGTGCATCGCCTGGCGGACGAGATCGTCTTTCGGCTGACGGGAGAAAAGGGGATCGCCTCCTCCCGGATTGCGTATGTCGCCTCCGTCAATGGCGCGAAAGAGATCTACGTCATGGACTACGATGCCTATAATCCGCTTCTGATCACCGGCAATCACTCGATTAACCTCTCACCGCGATGGTCTCCAGACGGGAAGAAGATTGCCTATACCTCCTATCGAGATCGGAATCCCGACCTCTTTGTGATCGATCTGGAGACCGGACGACGTCAGAAGATTTCGTCAAGCCCCGGACTCAATGTGGCCCCGGCGTGGTCTCCGGACGGCAAATGGCTGGTCTTTTCAATGAGCCGTGGGACGGGGACCAACCTCTTTCTGATCCGGCCGGATGGGACCGGGCTTCGTCAACTGACGCAGGGACCGCATATCGATATCTCCCCATCTTTTGCTCCCAACGGGCGGCAGATTGTGTTCAGTTCGGATCGCGGCGGGACACCGCAGATCTATCTGATGGATATCGAAGGAACCAATATCCGGCGTCTGACCTTTGGGGTTGGAGACTATAGTGTGTCGCCTCGGTGGTCCCCGCGTGGCGATAAGATCGCCTTTGTGGGCAGAACGCACGGCAGCTTCGATATCTTTCTGCTCAGTCCCGACGGGACAGGGTTGGTACAGTTGACTGCAAACTCGCGCAATAACGAGGAGCCGTCGTGGTCGGCTGATGGTCGGCATGTTCTCTTTACCTCAACGCGGAATGGTTCTCGACACCTGTATATGATGCGAGCCGATGGATCGAATCAGCGGCAGTTGACGAAAGATGGAGCGGAAAACTACCTCGCAGACTGGTCGCCGTAG